GAACGCGTTGGCGGTGAAGACGATGTACGGGTCCTGCGTCAGGCCGAAGATCGCGGGGATCGAGTCGAGCGCGAAGAGCACGTCGGTCGTACCGATCGCGAGCATCACGACCAGCATCGGGGTCATGACCCGCTTACCGTTCTCCTCGATCCACAGCTTCGTGCCGTGGTAGCGGTCGGCGACACCGAAGCGCTTCTCCACCGCCTGCAGCAGCTTGTTCTCCTCGAACTCCTCGTCCTCCTCGTCGGCCCGGGCCTCCTGGATGAGCTTCCAGGCGGTCCAGATCAGGAAGGCGCCGAAGATGTAGAACACCCACGCGAAGCTGGCGAGGATCGCGGCGCCCACGGCGATGAAGATCGCCCGCAGCACCAGGGCTATGAGGACGCCGACGAGCAGGACCCGCTGCTGGTACTGCGACGGGACCGCGAACTTCGCCATGATCAGGACGAAGACGAACAGGTTGTCGACACTCAGCGACTTCTCGGTGATGAAGCCCGCGAAGAACTCGCCGGCGGGCTGACCGCCGCTGAAGAGCAGCAGCCCGAGTCCGAAGAGCCCGGCCAGGGCGATCCAGACGACCGTCCAGATTCCGGCTTCCTTGATCGACACGTCGTGCGGTTTGCGGCCGATGAAGAAGTCGACCCCGATGAGGGCCGCCAGGCCCACGATGGTCAGGACCCATAGGGCCACGGAAACATCCACTGCGCCTCCAGCAGTACGTAACGGCAGGTAATCAGCGTCGTCGCGCTGCCGGAGGTCTCTTCCACCCAGAACGGGCCGGCGCCCCGGGATCATTCCTGATCCGTATTGACGGGTACGCCGCAGCAGGGAGTACTCCCCTCCGTAGGGAAAACAGTACCCCAATCACCAAGAAAAGGTAAAGCGATTGGCAAAAGAAGTGCCAAGTCCCCAGGTCAGGGCTTCTTTACGTGTACTTGGTGCGAGCTGTCGCCACCTGGGCGAGGACCTGCTGGAGCACCCGGCTGCCGGGCGGCACGAGGGCCGGTTCGTACGTCCAGGCGTGCCCCACCCAGGGGTCGGCGAGGTGGTCCTCGGGCACCGGCGTCAGCCGCAGCAGCCCGCGCCACAGCGGGTCCAGCAACGGACCGTAATCGTCGGCGTCCTCCCGGTCGGCGACCATCATGAGATGGACGCCGACGGCCGGGCCCTCGTCCGCGAGGTAGCGCAGTTGGGTCACGGCGCGGTCGTCGAAGCCGTGCGGGAAGTCGTTGACGACCAGGAGCTGCTGGGAGGTGTCGAAGCCGGGCGGGAGCGAGTCGGCCGCGCCGCCGCGCACCGCCATGTGCACCAGATCGACGCGCTCGGTGAGCCGGCCCAGGATCGCCGCGACGCCGGCCGCGCCGGCCGCGGGCGGGGCCGCGAGCACCCCGGTCCGCACCAGCGGGGCCAGTTCCCGGGCGCCCGAACCGGCCGGGTCGACGACGTGCACGGTGAACTCGCCCGCCGGATGCACCGCCAGCAGCCGGGCGATGTGCGCCACGGCCGACTCCACGGCCAGGCGCCGCAGTTCGTGGGAGTCGGCGAACGACCCGGACGAGGCCGTCGTCCCGCTGTCGATCCACAGGCCGCGTTCGAGCGGCAGCCGCACCAGCATCGGGATGCGCAGCGGGTCGCTCTCGGGCAGGTGGAGGTCGCCCAGGCGCAGGGCCATGGGCATCTCCATGGGGACGCGGTAGGCATGCCAGACGGGGCTGTCCCAGCGCGCGTACGCGGCGGGCAGCGCGGGTTCGACGACGTCGGCCTCGGCACCGAGCTGGACGAGATCCCGGTCCAGGGCCTCTCTGGCCTGGTCGACGAGCTGGGCGTGTTTGGCCTGCGCCGCCTCGCGGGCGGCGTCGCCCTGGCCGCCGATCCTGTTGCGTGGGTCGGACAGGACCTGGTCGAGCTCCTTGTCCATCCGCGCGTCGGCGAAGTCGACGGCGCTGCGGAACGCGGCGGTGCTGCGGGCCAGGTCCTCGAACATGCCCCAGACCTGGTTGTAGAGCCGCTCCTCCATGGACCAGCCGGTCGCGTCACCCGCCACCGGACGGGCGGGCTGCCCGGGCTGGGCCGGGGGCGCGGTGGGCGGCGGCGGGGGCGGCGCCGCGTTCTGCCGGCGCGGGTGGCTGTAGTCGATCGGACCGCCGGTGGCGGGCGCCGCGGGCGACGTCGACCGGATGGCCGCGGGGTCCGTCGGCGTACTTCCCGCCGGGTGGCCGGTTCCCGGCCCCGAGGGGGCCTGCGCGTCCTGGGCCGGGCCGTACGGGCCGGTGGCGCCCTGGGCGCCTTGCTGCGGGCCGTACGGTGAGCCGCTCTGGTCCGGGCCGAGCGCGGACGTGGCCGCCTGCCGGGAGCGGTCGCCGTCGGCCCGCGGCGGCGGAGCCGGCACCGAGCGGGCCAGGCCCTGCGCGACGGCGTCGTGGATACCGGCCGCGAGCCGGTGCGCCTGTGGCAGGCCCTGGTCGGTGAGGAGTTCGGCGAGGCCGCCCGCGTAGCCCTGGCCGACGGCGCGCACCTTCCAGGCGCCCTGTCGCCGGTACAGCTCCAGTGCGACGACCGCCGACTCCGCCTCCAGGCCGGTGAGGGTGTAGGTGGCGACCTCGGTGCCGTCGAGCCCGGTGACCGCGACGAAGGGGGCCGCGACGGAGCCGAAGCTGCCCGGTCCCCCGGCGCCCGTGGGCAGCGCGAGCAGGACGGCGATCCGGTGCACGGCGGCCGGCATCGCGTCGAGGTCCACCGCGAGGCGGTGGTCGGCGGCCGCCTGCCGGGAGACCTCCAGGCCGGGCAGCGTGGGCACGCCCGGGTGGGCGACCCATTCGACGCCGTGGACCTTGCCGTTCTCGTCGCCGAGCGTGGCCGCCGCCACCACCGGCCGGCCGGCCGAGACCCGGATCTCGAGCCGGACCTGGGAGAGCGGGTGGTTCTGCCCCCGCACCAGCTCGGCCGTCATCGCCTGTCGTCCCCCTGCGTCGCGTGTGGTGTCGTCGGGTGCCGCTCGCCGTCTACAGCGCGGGCAGGATGGCGGGCATCAGGTCCTGGAAGGTACGGCCGTTGGCCGGCGAGCCCAGGGCCGTCATGTTCCAGCCCGCGCCCACGCGGTGCACCTTCGCCATGATCTGGGCCGTGTAGGCGCCGCCGCCGGCGAGCGTGTAGCGCGCGAGCTCCTGGCCGTTGGTCTCGTCGACCAGACGGCAGAACGCGTTCTGCACTTCCTGGAACGTCTGGCCGGTGAAGGAGTTCACGGTGAAGATGATCTGGTCGATGTGGACCGGCACGCGCGCGAGGTCGACGAGGATCGCCTCGTCGTCGCCGCCCTGGCCGACACCGCCGACGAGGTTGTCACCGGTGTGACGGACCGAGCCGTCGTCGCTCACCAGGTGGCGGAAGAAGACGACGTCGACCGGCTGCTTGTCCGCGAACAGAACGGCGGAGGCGTCGAGGTCGATCTCCCGGGTCCGGGAGCCGAACAGGCCGCGCCGCGGGGCCGCCTGCCAGCCGAGACCCATGCGCACCGCGGTCAGGCTGCCCCCGTCGCTCTTCTGCAGACTGATGGCCTGACCCTTGGTCATGTTGACGGTCACGCGCTGATTCCCCTCTCGGACTGTCCCCTGTTGCCGCGGACCCCGCGGTTGACGGAAACCCTACGCAAAGGCACTGACAATGCCCCACCCAGGCCCGCACTTTGTGTCGGTCTTGCAACACAGCACGTGCGCGGCCCGGGCACAGCCACCACACGGGTCCGTCAGGCCAGACCCGCCTCCCTCATCTGGCGCAGTTCCTTCTTCATCTCGGAGACCTCGTCGCGGATCCGGGCGGCGACCTCGAACTGGAGGTCCGCCGCGGCGGCCCGCATGCGTTCCGTCATCTCCTCGATCTGTCCGGCGAGTTCGGCTGCGGGACGGTCGGTCGGCACCGTCTCCTTGGCCTTGCCCTTGGCCGCCTTGGACTTCGCGCCCTTGGCCGCCTTGTCGCCGAGGGAGGGCACCGGGGCCTTGGTGCCCCGCCCGTCCTTCTTCGCGCGGTAGCCGGAGCCGAGCAACTGCTCCGTGTCGACCTCCTCGCGGGCGATCTGCGCGACGATGTCGTTGATCTTCTTGCGGAGCGGCTGCGGGTCGATGCCCTTCGCCGTGTTGTAGGCGACCTGCTTCTCCCGGCGGCGGTTGGTCTCCTCGATGGCCCGCTCCATCGACGGGGTGATCTTGTCGGCGTACATGTGGACCTGGCCGGAGACGTTGCGCGCCGCGCGGCCGATGGTCTGGATCAGCGAGGTGCCGGAGCGCAGGAAGCCCTCCTTGTCGGCGTCGAGGATCGCCACCAGGGACACCTCGGGCAGGTCGAGGCCCTCACGCAGCAGGTTGATGCCGACCAGGACGTCGAACTCGCCGGAGCGCAGCTCGCGCAGCAGCTCGATGCGGCGCAGCGTGTCGACGTCGCTGTGCAGGTAGCGCACCTGGATGCCGAGTTCCAGGAAGTAGTCGGTGAGGTCCTCGGCCATCTTCTTGGTGAGCGTGGTGACCAGGACGCGTTCGTCCTTCTCGACGCGCTCCCGGATCTCGTGCACCAGGTCGTCGATCTGCCCCTCGGTGGGCTTGACGACGACCTCCGGGTCGATGAGGCCGGTGGGGCGGATGATCTGCTCCACGACGCCGTCCCCGCGCGAGAGTTCGTACTTGCCGGGCGTCGCCGACAGGTAGACGGTCTGCCCGACGCGCACCTGGAACTCCTCCCACTTCAGGGGGCGGTTGTCGAGCGCGGAGGGCAGCCGGAAGCCGTGGTCGACGAGGGTGCGCTTGCGGGAGGCGTCGCCCTCGTACATGGCGCCGATCTGCGGGACGGTGTTGTGGGACTCGTCGATGACGAGCAGGAAGTCGTCCGGGAAGTAGTCGAGCAGGGTGTTCGGCGGGGAGCCGGGCAAGCGGCCGTCGAAGTGCATCGAGTAGTTCTCCACGCCGGAGCAGGAGCCGATCTGGCGGAGCATCTCGAGGTCGTACGTGGTACGCATCCGCAGCCGCTGGGCCTCCAGGAGCTTGCTCTGCTTCTCCAGCTCGGACAGGCGCTCGCCCAGCTCCTTCTCGATGTCGTTGGCCGCCCGCTCCAGGCGCTCGGGGCCCGCGACGTAGTGGGTGGCCGGGAAGATGTACAGGTACTCGTCGTCGCTGATGATCTCGCCGGTGAGCGGGTGGAGTGTGGAGAGGGCCTCGATCTCGTCGCCGAACATCTCGATGCGGACGGCGAGTTCCTCGTAGACCGGGAAGATCTCGATGGTGTCGCCGCGCACCCGGAAGGTGCCTCGGGTGAACGCCAGGTCGTTGCGCGTGTACTGGATGTCGACGAAGCGGCGCAGCAACTGGTCCCGGTCGAGTTCGTCGCCGACTCTGAGGGGGACCATCCGGTCCACGTACTCCTGTGGAGTACCGAGGCCGTAGATGCAGGAGACCGAGGCGACCACGATGACGTCCCGGCGGGTGAGCAGCGAGTTGGTCGCGGAGTGGCGCAGGCGCTCGACCTCCTCGTTGATCGAGGAGTCCTTCTCGATGTAGGTGTCCGACTGCGGGACGTACGCCTCGGGCTGGTAGTAGTCGTAGTAGGAGACGAAGTATTCGACCGCGTTGTTCGGCAGCAGTTCGCGGAACTCGTTCGCCAGTTGGGCGGCCAGGGTCTTGTTCGGTGCCATCACCAGGGTGGGGCGCTGGAGCTTCTCGATCATCCACGCGGTGGTCGCGGACTTTCCGGTGCCGGTCGCGCCGAGCAGGACGACGTCCTTCTCACCTGCCTGGATGCGCCGGGACAGCTCGGCGATGGCCGCCGGCTGGTCGCCGCTGGGCTGGTAGGGGCTGACGACCTCGAAAGGCGCCACCGTGCGTTCGATGTGGGAAACGGGCCGCATTGGTAGTTGAAGGCGCGGTGCTCTTACGAGTCCGTTTCCTTCGTCCCCTTTCAATCCGTGCGTGCGGTTTTCCCGCACACGGCTTACCGGTGATCTTCTTGACATGGTTACGCAGTCTTTGGATAACGAATCGTGCCGCGCAGTTGATACAGGCCGTGCCCGC
The Streptomyces sp. NBC_01485 genome window above contains:
- a CDS encoding TerD family protein, whose protein sequence is MTVNMTKGQAISLQKSDGGSLTAVRMGLGWQAAPRRGLFGSRTREIDLDASAVLFADKQPVDVVFFRHLVSDDGSVRHTGDNLVGGVGQGGDDEAILVDLARVPVHIDQIIFTVNSFTGQTFQEVQNAFCRLVDETNGQELARYTLAGGGAYTAQIMAKVHRVGAGWNMTALGSPANGRTFQDLMPAILPAL
- a CDS encoding TerC/Alx family metal homeostasis membrane protein, which encodes MDVSVALWVLTIVGLAALIGVDFFIGRKPHDVSIKEAGIWTVVWIALAGLFGLGLLLFSGGQPAGEFFAGFITEKSLSVDNLFVFVLIMAKFAVPSQYQQRVLLVGVLIALVLRAIFIAVGAAILASFAWVFYIFGAFLIWTAWKLIQEARADEEDEEFEENKLLQAVEKRFGVADRYHGTKLWIEENGKRVMTPMLVVMLAIGTTDVLFALDSIPAIFGLTQDPYIVFTANAFALMGLRQLYFLIGGLLKKLVHLSYGLSVILGFIGVKLVLHALHESGVHVPEISIPVSLGVICSVLIITTITSLRASKKQAAAEAAQTASEGAPKDSIGA
- the uvrB gene encoding excinuclease ABC subunit UvrB; amino-acid sequence: MRPVSHIERTVAPFEVVSPYQPSGDQPAAIAELSRRIQAGEKDVVLLGATGTGKSATTAWMIEKLQRPTLVMAPNKTLAAQLANEFRELLPNNAVEYFVSYYDYYQPEAYVPQSDTYIEKDSSINEEVERLRHSATNSLLTRRDVIVVASVSCIYGLGTPQEYVDRMVPLRVGDELDRDQLLRRFVDIQYTRNDLAFTRGTFRVRGDTIEIFPVYEELAVRIEMFGDEIEALSTLHPLTGEIISDDEYLYIFPATHYVAGPERLERAANDIEKELGERLSELEKQSKLLEAQRLRMRTTYDLEMLRQIGSCSGVENYSMHFDGRLPGSPPNTLLDYFPDDFLLVIDESHNTVPQIGAMYEGDASRKRTLVDHGFRLPSALDNRPLKWEEFQVRVGQTVYLSATPGKYELSRGDGVVEQIIRPTGLIDPEVVVKPTEGQIDDLVHEIRERVEKDERVLVTTLTKKMAEDLTDYFLELGIQVRYLHSDVDTLRRIELLRELRSGEFDVLVGINLLREGLDLPEVSLVAILDADKEGFLRSGTSLIQTIGRAARNVSGQVHMYADKITPSMERAIEETNRRREKQVAYNTAKGIDPQPLRKKINDIVAQIAREEVDTEQLLGSGYRAKKDGRGTKAPVPSLGDKAAKGAKSKAAKGKAKETVPTDRPAAELAGQIEEMTERMRAAAADLQFEVAARIRDEVSEMKKELRQMREAGLA
- a CDS encoding TerD family protein; the encoded protein is MTAELVRGQNHPLSQVRLEIRVSAGRPVVAAATLGDENGKVHGVEWVAHPGVPTLPGLEVSRQAAADHRLAVDLDAMPAAVHRIAVLLALPTGAGGPGSFGSVAAPFVAVTGLDGTEVATYTLTGLEAESAVVALELYRRQGAWKVRAVGQGYAGGLAELLTDQGLPQAHRLAAGIHDAVAQGLARSVPAPPPRADGDRSRQAATSALGPDQSGSPYGPQQGAQGATGPYGPAQDAQAPSGPGTGHPAGSTPTDPAAIRSTSPAAPATGGPIDYSHPRRQNAAPPPPPPTAPPAQPGQPARPVAGDATGWSMEERLYNQVWGMFEDLARSTAAFRSAVDFADARMDKELDQVLSDPRNRIGGQGDAAREAAQAKHAQLVDQAREALDRDLVQLGAEADVVEPALPAAYARWDSPVWHAYRVPMEMPMALRLGDLHLPESDPLRIPMLVRLPLERGLWIDSGTTASSGSFADSHELRRLAVESAVAHIARLLAVHPAGEFTVHVVDPAGSGARELAPLVRTGVLAAPPAAGAAGVAAILGRLTERVDLVHMAVRGGAADSLPPGFDTSQQLLVVNDFPHGFDDRAVTQLRYLADEGPAVGVHLMMVADREDADDYGPLLDPLWRGLLRLTPVPEDHLADPWVGHAWTYEPALVPPGSRVLQQVLAQVATARTKYT